One genomic region from Sciurus carolinensis chromosome 2, mSciCar1.2, whole genome shotgun sequence encodes:
- the Dicer1 gene encoding endoribonuclease Dicer isoform X4: MLADTDKRKSFEEDLKTYKAIEKILRNKCSKSVDAGEADVDPVVDDDDVFPPYVLRPDDGGPRVTINTAIGHINRYCARLPSDPFTHLAPKCRTRELPDGTFYSTLYLPINSPLRASIVGPPMSCVRLAERVVALICCEKLHKIGELDEHLMPVGKETVKYEEELDLHDEEETSVPGRPGSTKRRQCYPKAIPECLRDSYPKPEQPCYLYVIGMVLTTPLPDELNFRRRKLYPPEDTTRCFGILTAKPIPQIPHFPVYTRSGEVTISIELKKSGFTLSLQMLELITRLHQYIFSHILRLEKPALEFKPTDADSAYCVLPLNVVNDSSTLDIDFKFMEDIEKSEARIGIPSTKYSKETPFVFKLEDYQDAVIIPRYRNFDQPHRFYVADVYTDLTPLSKFPSPEYETFAEYYKTKYNLDLTNLNQPLLDVDHTSSRLNLLTPRHLNQKGKALPLSSAEKRKAKWESLQNKQILVPELCAIHPIPASLWRKAVCLPSILYRLHCLLTAEELRAQTASDAGVGVRSLPADFRYPNLDFGWKKSIDSKSFISISNSPSAENDNYCKHSTIVVPENAAHQGANRTSLENHDQMSVNCRTLLSESPSKLQTEVSTDLTAVNGLSYNKTLANGSYDLANRDFCQGNQLNYYKQEIPVQPTTSYPIQSLYHYENQPKPSNECTLLSNKYLDGNANKSTSDGNPVMAAMPGTTDTVRALVDRRDAEQSPSAGYSSRTLGPNPGLILQALTLSNASDGFNLERLEMLGDSFLKHAITTYLFCTYPDAHEGRLSYMRSKKVSNCNLYRLGKKKGLPSRMVVSIFDPPVNWLPPGYVVNQDKSNADKWEKDEMTKDCMLANGKLDDDSEEEEEEEEEEEEEDLMWRAPKEEAEYEDDFLEYDQEHIKFIDNMLMGSGAFVKKISLSPFSTTDSAYEWKMPKKSSLGSMPFSSDFEDFDYSSWDAMCYLDPSKAVEEDDFVVGFWNPSEENCGVDTGKQSISYDLHTEQCIADKSIADCVEALLGCYLTSCGERAAQLFLCSLGLKVLPAIKRTGREKSLCPARENSSSQQKSLSGSCAAASPRASAWRDLEYGCLQIPPRCMFDHPDADRTLTHLISGFENFEKKINYRFKNKAYLLQAFTHASYHYNTITDCYQRLEFLGDAILDYLITKHLYEDPRQHSPGVLTDLRSALVNNTIFASLAVKYDYHKYFKAVSPELFHVIDDFVQFQLEKNEMQGMDSELRRSEEDEEKEEDIEVPKAMGDIFESLAGAIYMDSGMSLEMVWQVYYPMMRPLIEKFSANVPRSPVRELLEMEPETAKFSPAERTYDGKVRVTVEVVGKGKFKGVGRSYRIAKSAAARRALRSLKANQPQVPNS, encoded by the exons ATGTTAGCAGatacagacaaaagaaaaagttttgaagAAGACCTGAAAACCTACAAAGCTATTGAAAAG attttgagaaataaatgttccAAGTCTGTCGATGCTGGTGAGGCTGACGTTGATCCTGTTGTGGATGACGATGATGTTTTCCCACCATATGTGTTGAGGCCTGATGATGGGGGCCCCCGCGTAACAATCAACACAGCCATTGGACACATCAATAG ATACTGTGCTAGATTACCAAGTGATCCTTTTACTCATCTAGCTCCCAAATGTCGAACTCGAGAGTTGCCTGATGGTACATTTTATTCAACTCTTTACCTGCCAATCAACTCACCTCTTCGAGCCTCCATTGTT GGCCCACCAATGAGCTGTGTACGATTGGCTGAAAGAGTTGTAGCTCTCATTTGCTGTGAAAAACTGCACAAAATTG gtGAACTGGATGAACATTTGATGCCAGTTGGAAAAGAAACTGTTAAATATGAAGAAGAGCTTGATTTACATGATGAAGAAGAGACCAGTGTTCCAGGAAGACCAGGTTCCACAAAACGAAGGCAGTGCTACCCAAAAGCA ATTCCAGAGTGTTTGAGGGATAGTTACCCCAAACCCGAGCAGCCCTGTTACCTGTATGTGATAGGAATGGTCTTAACTACTCCTTTACCTGATGAACTTAACTTCAGAAGGCGGAAGCTCTATCCCCCCGAAGATACCACACGATGCTTTGGGATACTGACAGCCAAACCCATACCTCAG ATTCCACACTTTCCTGTGTACACACGCTCTGGAGAGGTTACCATATCCATTGAGTTGAAGAAGTCTGGATTCACGTTGTCTCTACAGATGCTTGAATTGATTACAAGACTTCACCAGTATATATTCTCACATATTCTTCGGCTTGAAAAACCTGCACTAGAATTTAAACCTACAGACGCTGATTCAGCATACTGTGTTCTACCTCTTAACGTTG ttAATGACTCCAGCACTTTGGACATTGATTTTAAATTCATGGAAGATATTGAGAAATCTGAAGCTCGCATAGGCATTCCCAgcacaaaatattcaaaagaaactCCCTTTGTCTTTAAATTAGAAGATTACCAAGATGCAGTCATCATTCCAAG atacCGCAATTTTGATCAACCTCATCGATTTTATGTAGCTGATGTGTACACTGATCTTACCCCACTCAGTAAATTTCCTTCTCCTGAGTATGAAACTTTTGcagaatattataaaacaaagtaTAACCTTGACCTGACCAATCTCAACCAGCCACTGCTGGATGTGGACCACACATCTTCCAG actTAATCTTCTGACACCTCGACATTTGAATCAGAAGGGGAAAGCTCTTCCTCTCAGCAGTGCTGAGAAGAGGAAAGCCAAGTGGGAGAGCCTGCAGAATAAACAG ATACTGGTTCCAGAACTCTGTGCTATACATCCAATTCCAGCATCTCTGTGGAGAAAAGCAGTTTGTCTCCCCAGTATACTTTACCGCCTTCACTGCCTTTTGACTGCAGAGGAGCTAAGAGCCCAGACAGCCAGTGATGCTGGCGTGGGAGTCAGATCGCTTCCTGCGGATTTTAG ATACCCTAACTTAGACTTCGGGTGGAAAAAATCTATTGACAGCAAATCTTTCATCTCAATTTCTAATTCCCCTTCGGCTGAAAATGATAATTACTGTAAGCACAGCACAATTGTAGTCCCTGAAAATGCTGCACATCAAGGTGCTAATAGAACCTCCTTAGAAAACCATGACCAGATGTCTGTGAACTGCAGAACGTTACTCAGCGAGTCGCCGAGTAAGCTCCAAACTGAGGTTTCAACAGATCTTACAGCAGTTAATGGTCTTTCTTACAATAAAACCCTTGCCAATGGCAGTTACGATTTAGCTAACAGAGACTTTTGCCAAGGAAATCAGCTGAATTACTACAAGCAGGAAATACCTGTACAACCAACTACCTCATATCCCATTCAGAGTTTATACCATTATGAGAACCAGCCCAAGCCCAGCAATGAATGTACTCTACTGAGTAATAAATACCTTGATGGAAATGCTAACAAATCTACCTCAGATGGAAATCCCGTGATGGCCGCCATGCCCGGTACGACAGACACCGTTAGAGCGCTCGTGGACCGGAGGGACGCTGAGCAGAGCCCTTCTGCTGGGTACTCCTCGAGGACTCTGGGCCCCAATCCTGGACTGATTCTTCAGGCTCTGACTTTGTCAAATGCCAGTGATGGGTTTAACCTGGAGCGGCTCGAAATGCTTGGTGATTCCTTTCTAAAGCACGCCATCACCACGTACCTGTTTTGCACTTACCCCGACGCTCACGAGGGCCGCCTGTCATACATGAGAAGCAAGAAG GTCAGCAACTGTAACCTATATCGTCTTGGCAAAAAGAAGGGACTGCCCAGCCGCATGGTGGTGTCGATATTTGATCCCCCTGTGAATTGGCTTCCTCCTGGTTATGTAGTAAATCAAGACAAAAGTAACGCagataaatgggaaaaggatgAAATG ACAAAAGACTGCATGTTGGCTAATGGCAAACTGGACGACGactcggaggaggaggaggaggaagaggaggaggaggaggaggaggacctgaTGTGGAGGGCCCCGAAGGAGGAAGCCGAATATGAGGACGATTTCCTGGAGTACGATCAGGAGCATATCAAGTTTATAGACAACATGTTAATGGGCTCAGGCGCTTTTGTGAAGaagatttctctttctcctttttcaacCACCGATTCTGCATATGAGTGGAAAATGCCCAAGAAGTCCTCCCTAGGTAGTATGCCGTTTTCATCGGACTTTGAGGACTTTGACTATAGCTCCTGGGATGCCATGTGCTATCTGGATCCGAGCAAGGCAGTGGAGGAGGACGACTTTGTGGTGGGGTTCTGGAATCCGTCAGAAGAAAACTGTGGCGTCGACACGGGAAAGCAGTCCATTTCTTACGACCTGCACACCGAGCAGTGCATCGCCGACAAGAGCATAGCCGACTGCGTGGAGGCCCTGCTGGGCTGCTACCTGACCAGCTGCGGCGAGCGggctgcccagctcttcctctgctcGCTCGGGCTGAAGGTGCTCCCGGCGATTAAGAGGACTGGCCGGGAAAAGAGCCTGTGCCCTGCCCGGGAGAATTCCAGCAGCCAACAAAAGAGCCTTTCAGGGAGCTGCGCTGCGGCCAGCCCTCGCGCCTCGGCCTGGAGGGACCTGGAGTACGGCTGTCTGCAGATCCCTCCGCGCTGCATGTTTGACCATCCAGATGCGGACAGAACCCTGACtcacctgatatcagggtttgagaattttgagaagaaaatcaaCTACAGATTCAAGAATAAAGCTTACCTTCTGCAGGCCTTCACGCACGCCTCCTACCACTACAACACTATCACTG ATTGTTACCAGCGCTTAGAATTCCTGGGAGATGCAATTTTGGACTACCTCATAACCAAGCACCTTTATGAAGACCCACGGCAGCACTCCCCAGGGGTCCTGACTGACCTGCGCTCTGCTCTGGTCAACAACACCATCTTTGCGTCACTGGCTGTGAAGTATGACTACCACAAGTACTTTAAAGCTGTTTCTCCCGAGCTCTTCCATGTCATCGACGACTTTGTGCAGTTTCAGCTTGAGAAGAACGAGATGCAAGGGATGGACTCTGAg CTTAGGAGATCGGAAgaggatgaagagaaagaagaggatatTGAAGTTCCAAAGGCCATGGGGGATATTTTTGAGTCACTTGCTGGTGCCATTTATATGGATAGTGGGATGTCACTGGAGATGGTGTGGCAGGTGTACTATCCTATGATGCGGCCACTAATAG AAAAGTTTTCTGCAAATGTGCCCCGTTCCCCTGTGCGAGAACTGCTTGAAATGGAACCAGAAACTGCCAAATTTAG